From the genome of Streptacidiphilus rugosus AM-16, one region includes:
- the leuD gene encoding 3-isopropylmalate dehydratase small subunit, whose amino-acid sequence MDPVTRIRGRAVPLDRSDVDTDQIIPAVWMKKIERTGFEDGLFQKWRRDSEFVLNRPERAGATVLVSGPNFGCGSSREHAPWALRDFGFKVVITPGFADIFRNNLPNVGLVPAWADPETVRALLDATTADASVEITVDVENRLIQCPEAGVVDAPFFLDDAAHYRLVNGLDLIDMTLQLDQAIAEHEQRRPDWLPTCNGQVAVAAG is encoded by the coding sequence ATGGACCCCGTCACCCGCATCCGCGGCCGCGCCGTGCCGCTGGACCGCTCGGACGTCGACACCGACCAGATCATCCCCGCCGTGTGGATGAAGAAGATCGAACGGACCGGCTTCGAGGACGGCCTCTTCCAGAAGTGGCGCCGCGACAGCGAGTTCGTGCTCAACCGCCCGGAGCGGGCGGGCGCGACCGTGCTGGTCAGCGGACCGAACTTCGGCTGCGGCTCGTCCCGTGAGCACGCCCCGTGGGCGCTGCGCGACTTCGGCTTCAAGGTCGTCATCACGCCCGGCTTCGCCGACATCTTCCGCAACAACCTGCCCAACGTCGGCCTGGTGCCGGCGTGGGCGGATCCCGAGACGGTGCGCGCCCTGCTGGACGCCACCACCGCGGACGCCTCGGTGGAGATCACCGTCGACGTGGAGAACCGCCTGATCCAGTGCCCGGAGGCGGGCGTCGTCGACGCGCCGTTCTTCCTGGACGACGCGGCGCACTACCGGCTGGTCAACGGCCTGGACCTGATCGACATGACGCTGCAGCTCGACCAGGCGATCGCCGAGCACGAGCAGCGCCGCCCGGACTGGCTGCCCACCTGCAACGGCCAGGTCGCCGTCGCCGCCGGCTGA
- a CDS encoding branched-chain amino acid ABC transporter permease, translating to MLQYLANGLTLGAVYALFAVSFSLLFGVLDILNLAQVSIFTLGAYLTLVCARAGLPLWAAAPVTMAGCGVVGVLLDQAVLRRLRGRPGADLRTLVAAIGLGAVLDAAMLGWMGPDPQTFPDGWLPTTGLHLLGADVTLAQILCGAVALTVMAALAAALRYTAWGRRVRAVAENPTGARVTGINVEGTYRSTVALSSVLGGLAGLLFVLQFNSITPDLGHSVELKGLAAIILGGMGSAVGSALGGLLLGLAEVATIVWLGADWKDIAAFAVILAVLLVRPRGLLGAVQTREA from the coding sequence GTGCTCCAGTACCTCGCGAACGGCCTCACACTCGGCGCCGTCTACGCGCTCTTCGCCGTCAGCTTCTCGCTGCTGTTCGGCGTGCTCGACATCCTCAACCTCGCCCAGGTCTCCATCTTCACCCTCGGCGCCTACCTCACCCTGGTCTGCGCCCGCGCCGGCCTGCCGCTGTGGGCGGCGGCGCCGGTGACCATGGCCGGCTGCGGCGTGGTCGGCGTCCTGCTCGACCAGGCGGTGCTGCGCCGACTGCGCGGCCGCCCCGGTGCCGACCTGCGCACCCTGGTCGCCGCCATCGGGCTCGGCGCCGTCCTCGACGCCGCCATGCTCGGCTGGATGGGCCCCGACCCGCAGACCTTCCCCGACGGCTGGCTGCCCACCACCGGCCTCCACCTGCTCGGCGCCGACGTGACCCTCGCCCAGATCCTCTGCGGCGCCGTCGCCCTGACGGTGATGGCCGCCCTGGCCGCCGCCCTGCGGTACACCGCCTGGGGCCGGCGCGTCCGCGCCGTCGCCGAGAACCCCACCGGCGCCCGCGTCACCGGCATCAACGTCGAGGGCACCTACCGTTCCACCGTCGCCCTCTCCTCCGTCCTCGGCGGCCTCGCCGGACTGCTGTTCGTGCTGCAGTTCAACAGCATCACCCCGGACCTCGGCCACTCCGTCGAGCTCAAGGGCCTGGCCGCGATCATCCTCGGCGGCATGGGCTCCGCCGTCGGCTCCGCCCTCGGCGGCCTGCTCCTCGGCCTCGCCGAGGTCGCCACCATCGTCTGGCTGGGCGCGGACTGGAAGGACATCGCGGCATTCGCGGTCATCCTCGCCGTCCTGCTGGTCCGCCCCCGCGGCCTCCTTGGCGCCGTGCAGACCAGAGAGGCCTGA
- a CDS encoding alpha/beta fold hydrolase, protein MNIAFARIRGLRTRILTAGTRGPALVLVHGGGLSADLFAPTVRGLADHFQVAALDLPGCGYSDAPTDTSRPVAALCRDQVLAVADHLGHDRFTVLGSSLGAQVAVLAHLAAPRRVERLVLTASASAFHSAQQIYDSVRDTLTRSTLTAAGQCSDQDVERELRHLAPAARHQLMEILLPFTTAQALPGRTAANTLMLSELMDPHLAGQWHVRDRLHQVTAPTLVVWGGKDPRVPLDSARSAIATLPHHRLELFPDSGHLPFFEEPDRFNALVTEFVTSTAAHHLTDRGVS, encoded by the coding sequence ATGAACATCGCCTTCGCGCGCATCCGAGGCCTGCGCACCCGCATCCTGACCGCCGGCACCCGAGGGCCCGCCCTCGTCCTGGTGCACGGCGGCGGACTCAGCGCCGACCTCTTCGCGCCCACCGTGCGCGGCCTGGCGGACCACTTCCAGGTCGCCGCGCTGGACCTGCCCGGCTGCGGTTACAGCGACGCCCCCACCGACACCAGCCGCCCCGTCGCCGCCCTCTGCCGCGACCAGGTCCTGGCCGTCGCCGACCACCTGGGCCACGACCGGTTCACCGTGCTCGGCAGCTCCCTGGGCGCCCAGGTCGCGGTCCTCGCCCACCTCGCCGCCCCCCGGCGCGTCGAACGGCTGGTCCTCACCGCCTCCGCCTCCGCCTTCCACAGCGCCCAGCAGATCTACGACTCCGTCCGCGACACCCTCACCCGCAGCACCCTCACCGCAGCCGGCCAGTGCTCGGACCAGGACGTCGAGAGGGAACTGCGCCATCTCGCGCCCGCCGCCCGGCACCAGCTCATGGAGATCCTGCTGCCCTTCACCACCGCCCAGGCCCTGCCAGGACGCACCGCAGCCAACACCCTGATGCTCTCCGAGCTGATGGACCCCCACCTCGCCGGCCAGTGGCACGTGCGCGACCGGCTGCACCAGGTCACCGCCCCCACCCTCGTCGTCTGGGGCGGCAAAGACCCCCGGGTGCCACTCGATAGCGCCCGAAGCGCCATCGCCACCCTGCCGCACCACCGGCTCGAACTCTTCCCCGACAGCGGCCACCTGCCCTTCTTCGAGGAGCCCGACCGCTTCAACGCCCTGGTCACCGAATTCGTGACCAGTACCGCCGCGCACCACCTCACCGACCGAGGAGTCTCATGA
- a CDS encoding MFS transporter codes for MSAPTATAPATAAGAAAGTGAPTAALRALTGYRVVSRAYFHLPVLFVFLFRGHLPLWGVETLMAGYGLTVAAAPLALRPLTRRLSLPATLAVGESVKIAGLVCLALGPGWTSAVVGQVLSGAGFALTAGTDSALLSTLTSGADFRRREATTQGWMFAISFAAGTTGALLFGRAHTAPFAASGGAAALALVCLALTAAGLRDRTAAPAPAATTASASASASASASASAPSSDAAAATAGEERAGDGARFWQQYYALNRAFLLAPYVGFIPYLLAARLHLGLSWFGAVLGLYTLSGFAAARLSPKVMAKGSPRQLAALSTVLTAGGLALLAVPSLVTALAAIVALGLAGGFIRPIGMANLEPYLQGLSAQARRTMTGRMEQQQAVWSALLLVAGGLLLPVLSTVGLFLVLALANLVVQTVVLLGARRNSAG; via the coding sequence ATGAGCGCCCCCACCGCCACGGCCCCCGCCACCGCGGCGGGGGCTGCGGCCGGGACGGGCGCCCCCACGGCGGCGCTGCGCGCGCTGACCGGGTACCGCGTCGTCTCCCGCGCCTACTTCCACCTGCCGGTGCTGTTCGTCTTCCTGTTCCGCGGCCACCTGCCGCTGTGGGGGGTCGAGACGCTGATGGCGGGCTACGGGCTCACAGTGGCCGCGGCGCCCCTGGCGCTACGGCCGCTGACCCGGCGTCTGTCCCTGCCCGCTACCCTGGCGGTCGGCGAGAGCGTGAAGATCGCCGGCCTGGTGTGCCTGGCGCTCGGCCCGGGCTGGACCAGTGCGGTCGTCGGGCAGGTGCTGTCCGGCGCCGGTTTCGCGCTGACCGCGGGCACCGACTCGGCGCTGCTGAGCACCCTGACCTCCGGCGCGGACTTCCGCCGCAGGGAGGCGACGACGCAGGGCTGGATGTTCGCGATCTCCTTCGCGGCCGGCACCACCGGCGCGCTGCTGTTCGGCCGGGCGCACACGGCGCCGTTCGCCGCCTCGGGCGGCGCGGCCGCGCTGGCCCTGGTCTGCCTCGCGCTGACCGCGGCCGGGCTGCGCGACCGGACTGCCGCGCCGGCCCCGGCTGCGACCACGGCTTCGGCATCGGCATCGGCATCGGCATCGGCATCGGCATCGGCTCCATCGTCGGACGCGGCTGCGGCTACGGCCGGAGAGGAGCGGGCCGGGGACGGGGCCAGGTTCTGGCAGCAGTACTACGCGCTCAACCGGGCGTTCCTGCTGGCCCCCTACGTCGGCTTCATCCCCTACCTGCTGGCGGCCCGGCTGCATCTGGGACTGTCCTGGTTCGGCGCCGTGCTGGGGCTCTACACCCTGAGCGGATTCGCCGCGGCCCGGCTGTCGCCGAAGGTGATGGCCAAGGGCAGCCCCCGGCAGCTGGCCGCCCTGTCGACCGTGCTGACCGCCGGTGGGCTGGCCCTGCTCGCCGTGCCCAGTCTGGTGACCGCGTTGGCGGCCATCGTCGCACTGGGTCTGGCGGGCGGGTTCATCCGACCGATCGGCATGGCGAACCTCGAGCCCTACCTGCAGGGCCTGTCCGCACAGGCCCGCAGGACGATGACCGGACGGATGGAGCAGCAGCAGGCCGTGTGGTCGGCCCTTCTGCTGGTGGCCGGCGGGCTCCTGCTACCGGTGCTGTCCACGGTCGGGCTGTTCCTGGTCCTGGCGCTGGCCAACCTGGTCGTCCAGACCGTCGTCCTGCTCGGCGCACGAAGGAACAGCGCCGGCTGA
- a CDS encoding L-threonylcarbamoyladenylate synthase codes for MTRIIRPGDVQGLISAADRLRRGAVVVVPTDTNYGVFCDPFNPEAVRRVYEMKKRDGGKPLTLYVSSPTEWQRWAKDPGHPGLDGLLDEVWPGPLNIIVRKRPTVPDWVTAGQESVAVFHNRSQVLNQLAIYAGLPLAATSANISGTMDTGLVDFDTAVEHLGEHIDLAVQGSGASAYTSSSTIVSLLGERPAIVRQGDIGPEIVGRHLTDLAVPADAR; via the coding sequence GTGACCCGCATCATCCGCCCCGGCGACGTCCAGGGCCTGATCTCCGCCGCCGACCGGCTGCGCCGCGGCGCCGTCGTCGTCGTACCGACCGACACCAACTACGGCGTGTTCTGCGACCCGTTCAACCCCGAGGCGGTGCGCCGCGTCTACGAGATGAAGAAGCGCGACGGCGGCAAGCCGCTGACGCTGTACGTCTCCTCCCCCACCGAGTGGCAGCGCTGGGCCAAGGACCCGGGTCATCCCGGCCTGGACGGCCTGCTGGACGAGGTCTGGCCGGGCCCGCTCAACATCATCGTGCGCAAGCGCCCCACCGTCCCCGACTGGGTGACGGCCGGTCAGGAGTCCGTCGCGGTCTTCCACAACCGCAGCCAGGTGCTGAACCAGCTGGCGATCTACGCGGGGCTGCCGCTGGCGGCGACCTCCGCCAACATCAGCGGGACCATGGACACCGGCCTGGTCGACTTCGACACCGCGGTGGAGCACCTGGGCGAGCACATCGACCTGGCCGTCCAGGGCTCCGGCGCCTCCGCCTACACCTCCTCCAGCACCATCGTGTCGCTGCTGGGCGAGCGCCCCGCGATCGTCCGCCAGGGCGACATCGGCCCCGAGATCGTCGGCCGCCACCTGACCGACCTGGCCGTCCCGGCCGACGCCCGATGA
- a CDS encoding response regulator transcription factor yields MRTIDDERMPRPRGARKETAVFLADPDPLARHVLQDALRRSGLAVTAASMSPRPKAVVARVDAAVLATDHRDSPRDSIHTWTQHRVPVLLIGVGWTQDRLHAALSAGAMGCLVKDSATERLGPAVRAVVSGHMVLSPDLMELYAGAPRSGQQVEGPVLVGRSATLLTSREREVLAVLAQGLSTAEAARRLGVSPATVKSHISHALTKLGARNRIEAILMTRPDLSRV; encoded by the coding sequence ATGCGAACAATCGACGACGAGAGAATGCCGCGGCCGCGCGGCGCCCGGAAGGAGACCGCCGTCTTCCTGGCGGACCCGGACCCGCTGGCCCGGCACGTGCTCCAGGACGCGCTGCGGCGCAGCGGCCTGGCGGTGACGGCGGCCAGCATGTCGCCGCGCCCCAAGGCGGTCGTGGCCAGGGTCGACGCGGCGGTGCTGGCCACCGATCACCGCGACTCGCCGCGGGACAGCATCCACACCTGGACGCAGCACCGGGTCCCGGTGCTGCTCATCGGGGTGGGCTGGACGCAGGACCGGCTACACGCCGCGTTGTCGGCGGGAGCGATGGGCTGCCTGGTGAAGGACAGCGCGACCGAACGGCTGGGGCCGGCGGTGCGGGCGGTGGTGAGCGGACACATGGTGCTCTCCCCCGACCTGATGGAGCTGTACGCGGGGGCCCCGCGTTCCGGGCAGCAGGTAGAAGGGCCGGTTCTCGTCGGCCGTTCCGCCACCCTGCTGACCTCCAGGGAGCGGGAGGTGCTGGCGGTGCTGGCCCAGGGCCTGTCGACGGCCGAGGCGGCCCGCCGTCTCGGGGTCTCCCCCGCCACGGTCAAGAGCCACATCTCGCACGCCCTGACGAAACTGGGGGCGCGGAACCGGATCGAGGCGATCCTGATGACCCGCCCGGACCTCAGCCGGGTCTGA
- a CDS encoding ABC transporter ATP-binding protein — MLETTGLSVRYPGTPDVVRGLDLAVPDDSTFALVGANGAGKTTTLKAVAGLLRPSAGRVVFDGRDITRMPSHRRVRAGLVLVPEGRAVQARMSVRDNLAIAGTDRTGVLDRFPILTQRWHAPAGTLSGGEQQMLAIARGLLLRPRVLLLDEPTLGLSPLMATQVFDLIGQIRADGTTVVVVEQNARRALAVADRAAVLETGRLAVTGTGQDLLADESVAAAYLGGGATRPLATSPA; from the coding sequence GTGCTTGAGACAACCGGGCTCAGCGTCCGCTACCCGGGAACCCCCGACGTCGTCCGCGGCCTCGACCTGGCCGTCCCCGACGACTCCACCTTCGCCCTGGTCGGCGCCAACGGCGCCGGCAAGACCACCACCCTCAAAGCCGTCGCCGGACTGCTGCGCCCCTCCGCGGGTCGCGTCGTCTTCGACGGACGCGACATCACCCGCATGCCCTCCCACCGGCGCGTGCGCGCCGGCCTGGTGCTCGTCCCCGAAGGCCGCGCCGTGCAGGCCCGCATGAGTGTCCGCGACAACCTCGCGATCGCCGGAACCGACCGCACCGGCGTACTGGACCGCTTTCCGATCCTCACCCAGCGCTGGCACGCACCCGCCGGCACCCTCAGCGGCGGCGAGCAGCAGATGCTCGCCATCGCCCGCGGGTTGCTGCTGCGCCCCCGCGTCCTGCTGCTCGACGAGCCCACCCTCGGCCTGTCCCCGCTGATGGCCACTCAGGTCTTCGACCTGATCGGACAGATACGCGCCGACGGCACCACCGTCGTCGTGGTCGAGCAGAACGCCCGCCGCGCCCTGGCCGTCGCCGACCGCGCCGCCGTCCTGGAGACCGGACGCCTCGCGGTCACCGGCACCGGGCAGGACCTGCTCGCCGACGAGTCGGTCGCCGCCGCCTACCTCGGCGGCGGCGCGACCCGCCCGCTCGCCACGAGCCCGGCATGA
- a CDS encoding IclR family transcriptional regulator, whose protein sequence is MPRTGMDRVLAIVDAVVAGANSVDLVREATGIPGSSAHRLVAQLVEDDVLHRAQSGYLSVGMRVRAWNSAGESQPVIRVNYPVLRQLRDRTGESVQLYRRLDDRCLCIASVEPDQGLRDTVPRGTGWPLPATAPGKVLLAWALDQHRFDTTAELDRIRLRGFGEGPREDEPGVWSVAVPVPGDDGQIRAALSVSGPARRIRPKAAAIRRQLLHAAQRL, encoded by the coding sequence ATGCCCAGAACTGGAATGGACCGAGTCCTGGCCATCGTCGATGCCGTCGTGGCCGGTGCGAACAGCGTTGACCTGGTACGGGAGGCCACCGGGATCCCCGGATCCAGCGCCCATCGGCTGGTCGCCCAACTGGTCGAGGACGACGTCCTGCACCGCGCCCAGTCCGGCTACCTCAGCGTCGGCATGCGGGTGCGGGCCTGGAACAGCGCGGGCGAATCCCAGCCGGTGATACGCGTGAACTATCCGGTGCTGCGTCAGTTGCGGGACCGGACCGGGGAAAGCGTCCAGCTCTACCGCCGCCTGGACGACCGCTGTCTGTGCATCGCCTCGGTCGAGCCCGACCAGGGACTGCGCGACACCGTCCCGCGCGGCACCGGATGGCCGCTGCCCGCCACCGCCCCCGGCAAGGTTCTCCTGGCCTGGGCCCTTGACCAGCACCGCTTCGACACCACGGCCGAACTCGACCGGATCCGCCTGCGCGGCTTCGGCGAAGGGCCACGCGAGGACGAACCCGGCGTGTGGTCCGTGGCCGTGCCCGTCCCCGGCGACGACGGCCAGATCAGGGCCGCCCTCAGCGTCAGCGGCCCCGCCCGCAGGATCCGCCCGAAAGCCGCCGCGATCCGGCGCCAACTGCTGCACGCAGCCCAGCGCCTGTGA
- the leuC gene encoding 3-isopropylmalate dehydratase large subunit, with product MAPTTLVDKIWDRHVVDRGEADLLYIDLHLLHEVTSPQAFEGLRMTGRKVRRPDLSIATADHDVPTANTHLPLADRIGARQLQLQIDNCREFGVELHPMNTPGQGIVHVIGPQMGLTQPGMTIVCGDSHTATHGAFGAVAFGIGTSQVEHVLATQTLRMARPKSMAVTVDGTLRPGVTAKDLVLAVIAKIGTNGGTQTLIEFRGEAVRQLSMAGRMTVCNMAIEAGARSGLVAPDETTFAYLEGRERTPRGAAWERALEDWRTLHSDEGAVFDREVRLHADDIFTQASWGTNPGQTVGIDQNVPDPSAYADPSERAAAERALEYMGLTPGQAMRDIAIETVFIGSCTNGRLEDLRAAAEVLRGRKVNPRVRALAVPGSAVIKDLAEAEGLDQVFLDAGFEWRSPGCSMCVGMNGDIVAPGTHSASTSNRNFEGRQGPQARTHLVSPATAAATAVAGHLAAAADLS from the coding sequence GTGGCACCGACCACCCTCGTCGACAAGATCTGGGACCGGCACGTCGTCGATCGCGGCGAGGCCGACCTGCTCTACATCGACCTGCATCTGCTGCACGAGGTCACCAGCCCGCAGGCCTTCGAGGGCCTGCGCATGACGGGCCGTAAGGTCCGCCGGCCCGACCTGTCGATCGCGACGGCCGACCACGACGTCCCGACCGCCAACACCCACCTGCCGCTGGCCGACAGGATCGGGGCCAGGCAGCTGCAGCTGCAGATCGACAACTGCCGGGAGTTCGGCGTCGAGCTCCACCCGATGAACACCCCGGGCCAGGGCATCGTCCACGTCATCGGCCCGCAGATGGGCCTGACCCAGCCGGGCATGACCATCGTCTGCGGCGACAGCCACACCGCCACCCACGGCGCTTTCGGCGCGGTCGCGTTCGGCATCGGCACGAGCCAGGTCGAGCACGTCCTGGCCACCCAGACGCTGCGGATGGCCCGGCCCAAGTCGATGGCCGTCACCGTGGACGGGACGCTGCGCCCCGGGGTCACCGCCAAGGACCTGGTGCTGGCCGTCATCGCGAAGATCGGCACCAACGGCGGCACCCAGACGCTGATCGAGTTCCGCGGCGAGGCCGTGCGGCAGCTGTCCATGGCGGGCCGCATGACGGTGTGCAACATGGCCATCGAGGCCGGTGCGCGCAGCGGCCTGGTCGCGCCCGACGAGACGACCTTCGCCTACCTGGAGGGCCGCGAGCGCACCCCCAGGGGCGCCGCGTGGGAGCGGGCGCTGGAGGACTGGCGCACCCTGCACAGCGACGAGGGCGCGGTGTTCGACCGTGAGGTCCGTCTGCACGCGGACGACATCTTCACGCAGGCCAGCTGGGGCACCAACCCCGGTCAGACGGTCGGCATCGACCAGAACGTGCCGGACCCCTCGGCCTACGCCGACCCGTCCGAGCGGGCGGCCGCCGAACGCGCCCTGGAGTACATGGGCCTGACACCCGGTCAGGCCATGCGCGACATCGCGATCGAGACGGTGTTCATCGGCTCCTGCACCAACGGCCGGCTGGAGGACCTGCGGGCCGCCGCCGAGGTGCTGCGCGGCAGGAAGGTCAACCCGCGGGTCCGCGCGCTGGCCGTGCCGGGGTCCGCGGTCATCAAGGACCTGGCCGAGGCCGAGGGCCTGGACCAGGTCTTCCTGGACGCCGGCTTCGAGTGGCGTTCGCCCGGCTGCTCGATGTGCGTGGGCATGAACGGCGACATCGTCGCGCCGGGCACGCACAGCGCCTCCACCTCGAACCGCAACTTCGAGGGGCGGCAGGGCCCGCAGGCCCGCACCCACCTGGTCTCCCCGGCCACCGCCGCCGCGACCGCCGTGGCCGGCCACCTGGCCGCCGCCGCCGACCTGTCCTGA
- a CDS encoding YbhB/YbcL family Raf kinase inhibitor-like protein, whose product MNLDRPTPPEPYNFLPAVPDFTLTSNDIASGERIADAHAHHSAGGGNASPHLSWSGAPAGTRSYAVTCLDPDAPTGSGAWHWLLVNLPATTTELPTGAGGEAKLADGAFHTRNDLGGDGYDGAAPPPGDRPHRYLFAVHALDTDALDVAPDLSPALVGFNLTAHTLARAVLRPVR is encoded by the coding sequence ATGAACCTCGACCGTCCCACCCCGCCGGAGCCCTACAACTTCCTCCCGGCCGTCCCCGACTTCACCCTCACCAGCAACGACATCGCCTCCGGCGAGCGCATCGCCGACGCCCACGCCCACCACAGCGCCGGCGGCGGCAACGCCTCCCCGCACCTGTCCTGGTCCGGCGCACCGGCGGGCACCCGCTCCTACGCGGTCACCTGCCTGGACCCCGACGCCCCCACCGGCAGCGGCGCCTGGCACTGGCTCCTGGTCAACCTCCCCGCCACCACCACCGAACTCCCCACCGGAGCGGGCGGCGAGGCCAAGCTCGCCGACGGCGCCTTCCACACCCGCAACGACCTCGGCGGCGACGGCTACGACGGCGCAGCCCCGCCGCCCGGGGACCGTCCGCACCGCTACCTCTTCGCCGTCCACGCCCTGGACACCGACGCCCTCGACGTGGCCCCGGACCTCAGCCCCGCCCTCGTCGGCTTCAACCTCACCGCCCACACCCTGGCCCGCGCCGTCCTGCGGCCGGTCCGCTGA
- a CDS encoding branched-chain amino acid ABC transporter ATP-binding protein/permease: MNLTSFYLANESLLSNAGIGVLYALSMTVLMRAGVFSLAHCGLGAVGAYTSALLILHAHLPWPLAAAAGAAAAALVGLLLAATVARLRHVYLTIATVAFAEVIRLALVNFGFTGGPVGLGPIPRTVQAPTVWITALAACWVIARLARTRFGVSAESLGADEPAARAQGVDVAATRIRLFALSGALAGTAGALGALHDYHIDPGNYTLQQTLAVVMCAVVGGTRRVTGTVLGTVAITLIPQGLIDLGVGAGWISVALQGAILVLVVLFLPQGLGGLLPRRAPAPVAEPLPAAPARPVALDIEDVSLSFGGVKALTGVTLHAAPGEVLGLIGPNGAGKTTLINVITGQYRPDRGSVHLGGQEITGEPVHRIARRGIGRTFQNLRVFADQTCRDNVTAGAVTTLPATAWHRILALPKGRRVDRDLAARAAGLLGRAGLPGRDTALAGALAYGDQRRLEMARAAAASPGLLILDEPAAGMNESEALQLADTIREHAAQGHTVLVVEHNMAMIRRACDRVLVLASGAPLAEGTPDEVVNDPRVIEAYLGA, from the coding sequence GTGAACCTCACCAGCTTCTACCTCGCCAACGAGAGCCTGCTGTCCAACGCGGGCATCGGTGTCCTGTACGCCCTGTCCATGACGGTGCTCATGCGCGCCGGAGTGTTCTCCCTGGCCCACTGCGGCCTCGGCGCCGTCGGCGCCTACACCAGCGCCCTGCTGATCCTGCACGCCCACCTGCCCTGGCCGCTCGCCGCCGCCGCGGGCGCCGCCGCGGCCGCCCTGGTCGGACTGCTCCTGGCCGCCACCGTCGCCCGGCTGCGGCACGTCTACCTCACCATCGCCACGGTCGCCTTCGCCGAGGTCATCCGCCTCGCCCTGGTCAACTTCGGCTTCACCGGCGGCCCGGTCGGCCTCGGCCCGATCCCGCGGACCGTCCAGGCGCCCACCGTCTGGATCACCGCCCTCGCCGCCTGCTGGGTCATCGCCCGGCTCGCCCGGACCCGATTCGGCGTCAGCGCCGAAAGCCTGGGCGCCGACGAGCCCGCCGCCCGCGCCCAGGGCGTCGACGTCGCCGCCACCCGCATCCGCCTGTTCGCGCTCTCCGGCGCGCTGGCCGGCACCGCGGGCGCACTCGGCGCCCTGCACGACTACCACATCGACCCCGGCAACTACACGCTGCAGCAGACCCTGGCCGTGGTCATGTGCGCCGTCGTCGGCGGCACCCGCCGCGTCACCGGCACCGTCCTCGGCACCGTCGCCATCACGCTCATCCCACAGGGCCTGATCGACCTCGGCGTCGGCGCCGGCTGGATCAGCGTCGCCCTGCAGGGCGCCATCCTCGTCCTGGTCGTGCTGTTCCTGCCGCAGGGACTCGGCGGTCTGCTGCCCCGGCGGGCCCCGGCCCCCGTCGCCGAACCACTGCCCGCCGCCCCCGCCCGCCCCGTCGCCCTCGACATCGAGGACGTCAGCCTCTCCTTCGGCGGCGTCAAGGCGCTGACCGGCGTCACCCTGCACGCCGCCCCCGGCGAAGTACTCGGCCTCATCGGTCCCAACGGCGCCGGCAAGACCACCCTCATCAACGTCATCACCGGCCAGTACCGGCCCGACCGCGGCAGCGTCCACCTCGGCGGCCAGGAGATCACCGGCGAGCCGGTGCACCGCATCGCGCGCCGCGGCATCGGCCGCACCTTCCAGAACCTGCGCGTCTTCGCCGACCAGACCTGCCGCGACAACGTCACCGCCGGGGCCGTCACCACCCTGCCCGCCACCGCCTGGCACCGCATCCTCGCCCTGCCCAAGGGCCGCCGCGTCGACCGCGACCTGGCCGCCCGCGCCGCCGGACTGCTGGGCCGCGCCGGACTGCCGGGCCGCGACACCGCCCTGGCCGGAGCGCTCGCGTACGGCGACCAGCGCCGCCTGGAGATGGCCCGCGCCGCGGCCGCCTCGCCCGGCCTGCTGATCCTGGACGAGCCCGCCGCCGGCATGAACGAGAGCGAAGCCCTGCAACTCGCCGACACCATCCGCGAGCACGCCGCCCAGGGCCACACCGTGCTGGTGGTCGAACACAACATGGCCATGATCCGCCGTGCCTGCGACCGCGTCCTGGTCCTGGCCTCCGGCGCCCCCCTGGCCGAAGGAACCCCCGACGAGGTCGTCAACGACCCCCGAGTGATCGAGGCCTACCTTGGTGCTTGA